GGAATAAAGATAAAGGGTGGTTGTTGACGTGAATAGCTGGTTAGTCTTCTACGATTAGACTAGCTCGGAGTAGGGCAGCTCTGTCGTTAATATCTGGGGCAGGAGCTATGGTAAACATCGCTTCATAGTCCCGATCAAAGAACGTACGGTACGAGCCATAGCTCGGAACTAACCCGTGTTGATTAGTGCCGTCAAAGTCAAACACATGAACATTACCATCGCTCACCAGATTCAAGCGATGTCCGTCCATCCAGGTCGCTTGACGCTGGTCTGGTACATCTAGATCTGTATCATAACGAGAAATAGCTTTCTTCTCGGCATCATACACTGCAAACTTACTGCCTGACTGAGCTGCAATCGACCGAGCATTGCCAGAAAACGAGACGTAGCGCGCATCATCAATCCGTAATATCGCCGCTGGAATAAGCGCCTTGTCCGGGTTTCTAGAAAGGGCATCGACCGGATTTTTATAGACATAAATTTTCCCTTCTTTGGGCGTTCCAGCCACCACATACCAAGCCCCGTCATATCGAGCAATATCCAGTAAATTATTTTTAGCGTCAGCAAGCTCCTTTAGCTGATGTTTGCCGTTGCCGTCTAGTATATTCAAAGACACTGTCTCATTGTCTTTAGGATCAACAGCCGTATAAAGAACTACATCGTTACCGTGGGTGTGATACTGGTTAACATTTTGTAACACGAGTGTAGATTCCGGGTCTTGCAGTGTCCTGGTTCGCAACGTAAGATTCGCGCTGTTATATAAGTAAAACTCGTCGTGGCTCTTGTCTTTAAGCGTCACTTTGCTAAACGTTTGAGTAAACTCTGTACTCAAATTTACGCTATTGTTTGGTTGCTCACGATCTACCAAGACATACTCTGTACCAGCATCAAACGTATGCTTCAACAGAACATGGCGGTTATTTGTTGACCACTCTACAAGCTCAATACGGCTGTTTTGACCTTTAGTAAACACACCTTCCGGAATGAGTAATGCAGAGCTTGTAACCGTTTCACCACTTAGGTCAATCTCATCAAACACAGTCACGCTACTGGTGCGCTGCGCAAGCAACCATTGGCGATCGGGACTTTGCGTAATGAACCTAGGAGGTTGCGATCCATAAAGCTGCGCTACATTTGTATTGAGATTTTCAGGAAACAAGAAAGGGTATACAAATCGTTGTATATTGCCACCACCGAGTAGGAAGCTACGGCTCCAATCTCTATAGCCCTCACGCCACAAATCAAGCGTGTAACTTCCCGCGGGGAGTACCATGCGTCGGTCGGTTGCTCCTTTATTTTCTCCGTTTAACATAACTTGGGCTGGTTCGGGTTGAGCGTCTACAAACAGCAAACCATTTTGGGTTATATCACCAGTGCGCAAGTTGTAATTATAGCCGTAAGCTTGAAAAAGCAGTAACGTCGCCAAACTCAATATCAAAACTGCCATCAGTCCGTAACCGATATAGAGCCTTATTTTATGTGCACGTTTCTTTTTGGGGTCTAAAAAATCCATAAATTGCGTATTAGACGTTACTTTGTCTATTGGTAGTATAGCGCCAAGAGAAGCGTTATGAAAGCAGGACTTTCCCAGATAGATACTAGGAACGACTTGCTCCTAACAACGGTTTAGGTTTAAGATGTGTATACTAACTACAAAAAGAGGGTAAAAATTGTGGCTCAACGGCACAACATAATCGAAATTAACGGTAAGCAATATGATGCTTCGACCGGAAAGCCGATACAAACGTCTACAGCCAACAACCACGGCGTGGGTTCTCCTAAAAACCCAAATCAAAAAGCCGGTAACGTCGACGGCTTTACAAAGCGTCGCAACAAGCATACGACTTCTAAACAACCCCAAACTCCGCGTCAACGTGCTACTACAACTGCTCGCGACGTACATAACAAACAACTCAAATCAAATACATTAATGCGACACGCGGTTAAAAAACCAGCGCAAGCTAGCCCTCATCATGCAGAAAATAAATCGGATGTTACAAAAATCAACCCGGCGCAACAAACTAGCGCGCACAGCGAAAGAGCAGCTCGTGCGCATGCAGTTGCAAAGAGCAGGTTGGTAAGTAAGTTCGGTAGCGGGAACCCGTCACCGATCACTCAAACCGTAGAGAAGCTACCACTCAAGCAGCCACCTATCCATGCCGACCAACCTACGCCAAGTCATACTCCTCGGTTTCCAAAACAGACCCTGACGATAAGCCCTTTTGAAAAAGCCCTCAAAAGTGCAACTAGCCACGAGCAACCGCACGCTAAAAAGATTCCAAGGCGACACCACGTCGCTAGGAAGCTTCGCTTAAGCCCCAAAGCTATGAACATAAGCGCGGCACTACTCGTCGTCTTGATTGTAGGCGGATTCATAGCTTATCGAAGCGCCCCCGGTATTGCTGTACACGTTGCTGCGACTCGTGCCGGAGTTCGGGCATCATTACCAAGCTACCAGCCAGCTGGGTTTTCACTGCAAGGTCCAGTCCAATACAGTAGCGGGCAGATTGCCATAGGATACAAGTCAAACAGTGATGAACGGCAGTTCCGTCTCATTCAGCAGAAGACTGACTGGGATAGCCAAACTTTACTTAACAATTACATAGCAACCGAAACAAACCAGTACCAAACCTTCCAAAAAGGCGACAAAACTATATATATTTACGATGGTAGCAATGCTGCCTGGGTTAGCGGTGGTACCTGGTATCAAATTAAAGGCGAGTCAGCTCTAAACGCTGATCAATTAGTACGTATCGCTAGCAGCTTGTAATTTCGGTATTTTTGTGCTATAATTTGCGTATGTCAAAAGAGTATAGCGATGAATCCATCACTTCGGAGTCTGTTGATTGGAAAAAGACGTCTCGTAACATTTTGAGCGGCCTTGCTCTTGCCTGTGGTGCGTATTTCGGCGCACAAGCAATCAATGCAGATAGCGAAACGGCAGTGTCTACTGTGGACTTAGATATAACCCCAGGTGCAGAAACTCAGCAAATCCTGGAGTTAACAGCACAAGACCTTCATATTGCTGTGGCAGGCTTATCGTTGGCAGCAGGCGCAACAGGACTTGCGCCGTCACTGCGAAGACAACAAGAAACTCATAGCGCTGATTATCAAAAAACCACAAGCCAAGCCTAGTAAAACTCGCACATCTACCCCTGTCGTGGTATGATTTATGCAATGACTAGGACACGATTCGCCCCCAGCCCAACCGGATTTTTACATGTTGGTGGTATTCGTACCGCTTTGTTTGCATGGCTCTTGGCGCGTCAAAATGACGGTCAATTCATCTTACGCATAGAAGATACCGATAGAAAGCGTGAGGTTAGCGGAGCAGAGGCTCACATCATGGATAGCCTGAAATGGCTTGGTCTAGATTGGGACGAAGGGCCGGACTCAGACGGTTCACATGGATCATACCGGCAATCAGAGCGACTAGACATCTACAAAAAATGGGCGCAGAAGCTCATTGACAGCGGACGAGCTTACGCCGACCCATACACCACAGCAGAAGTTCAGGCCTTCCGTGATGAGGCCATCAAGAATAAGCAGCCGTTTTTATACCGCAATCACCGGCCAAAAAAACCGCCAGCATGGGATGGCACAATGCCACTACGCTTTAAATCTAATCCGAAGTTTCTTTCAAACTGGGAAGGCGAAAACGCACCTGTAGTTGATGAAGTTATGGGTGATAAAATGTTCAACAACTTAACTATTGACCCGGATACTACCGATGATGTTGTCCTCGTAAAGTCAGATGGTTTTCCTACCTACAATTTTGCCCATATAGTTGATGATGCCGAAATGGAAATAACGCATGTATTAAGAGGCCAGGAATTTCTAAGCAGTATGGCAATTTATATGGATATTTATCACGCCCTTGGGTTGAAGGCACCGAAATTCGCGCACTTACCACATATCATGAACGAACAAGGCAACAAGAAACTATCCAAACGGGACGGCGCCAAAGACATTCTAGATTACGCCAGAGAAGGCTACTTACCAGAGGCGCTGGTCAGTTTTATCGCCACACTAGGCTGGAATGATGGCACAGAACAAGAAGTCTTTACGGTTAATGAGCTGATCGAAAAATTTAGCCTAGATCGGGTACATAAAAGCGGTGCTCGGTTTGATGAGCGCCGATTACTGTGGGCCAATGGGCATTTCTTACGCCAACTTGATATAAAAACGCTGTACGCACTATCAGTTGGCGAAAATTCAAAAACCAAATACCAGAGTACAGACTATTGGCCAGAAGAGGCCGAAGATGCCGATGAAGAATACAAAAAACAAGTGATTGGCTTAGTACAGGAGCGTCTGAAGTTCTTGGCAGAACTACCACAGCTAACTGAGTTCTTCTTTAAAGATTTACCGGTAAACCCAGAGCTTATCAGCAGCCATAAACAGCTTAAGAAGCTTGAAAAAGACGACTTAAAAACACTACTGCAAACCGCCCGGGAAGAGATAGCTCAAAGCGATTTTACGACAGACGATTTACAGAACCGCCTCAATGCCTTACTAACTCTCACACACACTAAGCCTGCCGTGCTGTTTAGTCTAATCCGTATTGCTACCACCCAAAGTCCGGCCAGCCCCGGGCTAGCTGAAACCATGACCGTACTCGGCCGCGAAACTACTCTGCGCCGTATTGATCAGCAACTACGTCTGTTGTAGCCACATCTCCAATTCTACTCTCAAGTACACTCAAGCTCATCTCCAGCCTGTCAAGCTCACGCTGAGTATGGTTTATTTGCGATAACACTTTGAGACGTTCTATAGCAAAATCTGCCGAAGGTGCTTCTGGCTTGTCATAATCCATAAATTTCTCCATGATCCCGAGTATGTCGAAAATAGACCTATGATAACGGGTATTGTGCTATGTATAGTACAATATAATGTAATAAAGCGCAAGTATATGCTCCTGGAACACTTTTCGTAGCTTTAGCGGAGATGGACCTGTCCGTCGTAGCTTTAGCGGAGATGGATTACAGT
This portion of the Candidatus Saccharibacteria bacterium genome encodes:
- a CDS encoding PEGA domain-containing protein, which translates into the protein MDFLDPKKKRAHKIRLYIGYGLMAVLILSLATLLLFQAYGYNYNLRTGDITQNGLLFVDAQPEPAQVMLNGENKGATDRRMVLPAGSYTLDLWREGYRDWSRSFLLGGGNIQRFVYPFLFPENLNTNVAQLYGSQPPRFITQSPDRQWLLAQRTSSVTVFDEIDLSGETVTSSALLIPEGVFTKGQNSRIELVEWSTNNRHVLLKHTFDAGTEYVLVDREQPNNSVNLSTEFTQTFSKVTLKDKSHDEFYLYNSANLTLRTRTLQDPESTLVLQNVNQYHTHGNDVVLYTAVDPKDNETVSLNILDGNGKHQLKELADAKNNLLDIARYDGAWYVVAGTPKEGKIYVYKNPVDALSRNPDKALIPAAILRIDDARYVSFSGNARSIAAQSGSKFAVYDAEKKAISRYDTDLDVPDQRQATWMDGHRLNLVSDGNVHVFDFDGTNQHGLVPSYGSYRTFFDRDYEAMFTIAPAPDINDRAALLRASLIVED
- a CDS encoding DUF4367 domain-containing protein, which gives rise to MYTNYKKRVKIVAQRHNIIEINGKQYDASTGKPIQTSTANNHGVGSPKNPNQKAGNVDGFTKRRNKHTTSKQPQTPRQRATTTARDVHNKQLKSNTLMRHAVKKPAQASPHHAENKSDVTKINPAQQTSAHSERAARAHAVAKSRLVSKFGSGNPSPITQTVEKLPLKQPPIHADQPTPSHTPRFPKQTLTISPFEKALKSATSHEQPHAKKIPRRHHVARKLRLSPKAMNISAALLVVLIVGGFIAYRSAPGIAVHVAATRAGVRASLPSYQPAGFSLQGPVQYSSGQIAIGYKSNSDERQFRLIQQKTDWDSQTLLNNYIATETNQYQTFQKGDKTIYIYDGSNAAWVSGGTWYQIKGESALNADQLVRIASSL
- the gltX gene encoding glutamate--tRNA ligase, encoding MTRTRFAPSPTGFLHVGGIRTALFAWLLARQNDGQFILRIEDTDRKREVSGAEAHIMDSLKWLGLDWDEGPDSDGSHGSYRQSERLDIYKKWAQKLIDSGRAYADPYTTAEVQAFRDEAIKNKQPFLYRNHRPKKPPAWDGTMPLRFKSNPKFLSNWEGENAPVVDEVMGDKMFNNLTIDPDTTDDVVLVKSDGFPTYNFAHIVDDAEMEITHVLRGQEFLSSMAIYMDIYHALGLKAPKFAHLPHIMNEQGNKKLSKRDGAKDILDYAREGYLPEALVSFIATLGWNDGTEQEVFTVNELIEKFSLDRVHKSGARFDERRLLWANGHFLRQLDIKTLYALSVGENSKTKYQSTDYWPEEAEDADEEYKKQVIGLVQERLKFLAELPQLTEFFFKDLPVNPELISSHKQLKKLEKDDLKTLLQTAREEIAQSDFTTDDLQNRLNALLTLTHTKPAVLFSLIRIATTQSPASPGLAETMTVLGRETTLRRIDQQLRLL